In Streptomyces sp. NBC_01426, one genomic interval encodes:
- a CDS encoding PASTA domain-containing protein, giving the protein MRTQHSIALAAVAAGFLALTACEAPTESPAGRDPKPGGSVPAGSAAPPATTAPPAKSRKATLPNLVGKGLQSAQDEAQAAGFPLLKSHDSLGRDRNQVLDRAWKVCTQTPAAGSGVDTGTTVDFGTVKLEETCPDGDVAAPTPAGATMPDFVGQGMKAVRGALPSNASITVKDATAQGRMVLQESNWKVCTQTPKAGATLSGAPVAFTVVKTGESCP; this is encoded by the coding sequence ATGCGCACTCAACACAGCATCGCCCTGGCCGCCGTGGCCGCCGGGTTCCTCGCCCTGACCGCCTGCGAAGCGCCGACCGAGAGCCCCGCGGGCCGCGATCCGAAGCCCGGCGGTTCGGTGCCCGCCGGCTCGGCGGCGCCTCCCGCGACCACCGCGCCCCCGGCCAAGAGCAGGAAGGCCACCTTGCCGAACCTGGTCGGCAAGGGACTGCAGAGCGCCCAGGACGAAGCCCAGGCAGCCGGATTCCCCCTCCTGAAGTCCCACGACAGCCTCGGCCGCGACCGCAACCAGGTGCTCGACCGCGCGTGGAAGGTCTGTACGCAGACCCCTGCCGCGGGCAGCGGCGTCGACACCGGCACCACCGTCGACTTCGGCACCGTCAAGCTCGAGGAGACCTGCCCCGACGGTGACGTCGCCGCACCCACGCCGGCCGGCGCCACCATGCCCGACTTCGTCGGCCAGGGCATGAAGGCCGTCCGCGGCGCGCTGCCCTCGAACGCGAGCATCACCGTCAAGGACGCCACCGCGCAGGGCCGCATGGTCCTTCAGGAGTCGAACTGGAAGGTCTGCACGCAGACCCCGAAGGCCGGTGCCACCCTGTCCGGCGCTCCCGTCGCCTTCACGGTGGTCAAGACCGGGGAGTCGTGCCCCTGA
- a CDS encoding YbaB/EbfC family nucleoid-associated protein translates to MSEPMEQRIAKAMAELESVQAAVARAEEQLAEAAATVRSRDRSVEVTVGSRGELTGVTFLDGKYRSMNPAQLSASVMEAAGRGRAQMARQVMDLFDPLTGPSAAVPELRGMTVDWERIYGSALLDEAEGEPVRRPGDRLRDEIHEDTDDGHRGRSRS, encoded by the coding sequence GTGAGCGAACCGATGGAGCAGCGCATCGCCAAGGCCATGGCGGAACTGGAGTCCGTCCAGGCCGCCGTGGCCCGCGCCGAGGAGCAACTCGCCGAAGCCGCCGCGACGGTGCGTTCACGCGACCGCTCCGTGGAGGTCACGGTGGGCTCGCGGGGCGAACTGACCGGGGTCACCTTCCTCGACGGCAAGTACCGCTCGATGAACCCGGCCCAACTGTCCGCCTCGGTGATGGAAGCCGCCGGACGGGGCCGGGCGCAGATGGCCCGCCAGGTGATGGACCTCTTCGACCCCCTCACCGGGCCGAGTGCCGCCGTGCCCGAACTGCGCGGCATGACCGTCGACTGGGAGCGGATCTACGGCTCCGCCCTGCTCGACGAGGCCGAAGGCGAACCGGTCCGCCGCCCGGGGGACCGGCTGCGCGACGAGATCCACGAGGACACGGACGACGGACACAGGGGAAGGAGCCGGTCATGA
- the glgX gene encoding glycogen debranching protein GlgX, whose protein sequence is MDISAGRPYPLGATHDGSGTNFALFSDCAESVELCLIDDAGGEHRITLPEVDGGVWHGRVAGVGPGQRYGYRVHGPWSPDEGLRCNPAKLLLDPYAKAVDGQIDGDPSLSGHQAEDPGLPDDRDSRGHVPLGVVTGGEFDWEGDQPPGHAFHDSVIYEAHVKGLTCRNPDVPEELRGTYAGVAHPAVVRHLKELGVTALELMPVHQFTQDGFLTDQGLSNYWGYNTIGYFAPHHAYASGGSLGGQVTEFKAMVKALHREGIEVILDVVYNHTAEGNDQGPTLSFRGIDNPSYYRLVDDSPAHYFDTTGTGNSLLMRHPAVLQLIMDSLRYWVTEMHVDGFRFDLAATLARQFHDVDKLSAFFDIVHQDPVISRVKLIAEPWDIGEGGYQVGNFPALWSEWNGRYRDAVRSFWRGDEAALPEFGARIAGSADLYQSDQRRPRAGINFITAHDGFTLRDLVSYNDRHNEANGEEGRDGEADNRSWNCGAEGPVDDADVLRLRARQQRNMLATLCLSLGVPMISHGDELGRTQHGNNNVYCQDNELSWIDWELDDANAELLAFTRRALALRREQPVLRRRRFPQGAPTDATAPAADIVWLGPDGDCMTQEDWDRPDNRGITVYLCGDLLAADRDEHAPRPDSLLLMYNAAAEDTAFRLPPAAYGEAWTVALDTALDGDDTPDETELKATAKTVLTGRSMRVLRRPARRP, encoded by the coding sequence ATGGATATCTCCGCTGGACGTCCTTACCCCCTCGGCGCGACCCACGACGGCTCGGGGACGAACTTCGCCCTGTTCTCCGACTGCGCCGAATCGGTGGAACTGTGCCTGATCGACGACGCCGGCGGCGAGCACCGGATCACCCTGCCGGAGGTGGACGGCGGCGTGTGGCACGGCCGGGTCGCCGGGGTCGGCCCCGGGCAGCGGTACGGCTACCGCGTCCACGGTCCCTGGAGTCCGGACGAGGGACTGCGCTGCAACCCGGCCAAGCTGCTGCTCGACCCCTATGCCAAGGCCGTCGACGGCCAGATCGACGGGGACCCCTCCCTGAGCGGACACCAGGCCGAGGACCCGGGCCTCCCGGACGACCGTGACAGCCGGGGCCACGTACCGCTCGGCGTCGTGACCGGCGGAGAGTTCGACTGGGAGGGCGACCAGCCGCCCGGCCACGCGTTCCACGACTCGGTCATCTACGAGGCCCACGTCAAGGGGCTGACCTGCCGCAACCCCGACGTGCCGGAGGAACTGCGCGGCACCTACGCCGGCGTCGCGCACCCGGCCGTCGTCCGACACCTGAAGGAACTCGGCGTCACGGCACTCGAACTGATGCCCGTGCACCAGTTCACCCAGGACGGCTTCCTCACCGACCAGGGCCTTTCGAACTACTGGGGCTACAACACCATCGGCTACTTCGCCCCGCACCACGCCTACGCCTCCGGAGGCAGCCTCGGCGGGCAGGTCACCGAGTTCAAGGCCATGGTCAAGGCCCTGCACCGGGAGGGCATCGAAGTCATCCTCGACGTGGTCTACAACCACACCGCCGAGGGCAACGACCAAGGGCCCACCCTCTCCTTCCGGGGCATCGACAACCCCTCCTACTACCGTCTGGTCGACGACAGCCCCGCCCACTACTTCGACACCACCGGCACCGGCAACAGCCTCCTGATGAGGCACCCGGCCGTCCTCCAGCTGATCATGGACTCGCTGAGGTACTGGGTCACCGAGATGCACGTGGACGGATTCAGGTTCGACCTCGCCGCCACCCTGGCGCGCCAGTTCCACGACGTCGACAAGCTCTCCGCGTTCTTCGACATAGTCCATCAGGATCCGGTCATCAGCCGCGTCAAACTGATCGCCGAGCCCTGGGACATCGGGGAAGGCGGCTACCAGGTCGGAAACTTCCCCGCCCTGTGGAGCGAATGGAACGGCCGCTACCGCGACGCCGTCCGCTCCTTCTGGCGCGGGGACGAAGCCGCCCTGCCGGAGTTCGGCGCCCGCATCGCCGGCTCCGCCGACCTCTACCAGTCCGATCAACGCCGCCCCCGCGCGGGCATCAACTTCATCACCGCGCACGACGGCTTCACCCTGCGGGACCTGGTGTCGTACAACGACCGCCACAACGAGGCCAACGGGGAGGAAGGCCGCGACGGCGAGGCCGACAACCGGTCCTGGAACTGCGGCGCGGAAGGCCCCGTCGACGACGCGGACGTCCTGCGCCTGCGGGCGCGGCAGCAGCGCAACATGCTGGCCACCCTCTGCCTCTCCCTGGGCGTGCCCATGATCTCCCACGGTGACGAACTGGGCCGGACGCAGCACGGCAACAACAACGTCTACTGCCAGGACAACGAGCTGTCCTGGATCGACTGGGAGCTCGACGACGCCAACGCCGAGCTGCTCGCGTTCACCCGAAGGGCCCTCGCCCTGCGCCGTGAGCAGCCCGTCCTGCGCAGGCGCCGCTTTCCGCAGGGAGCGCCCACGGACGCGACCGCGCCGGCGGCCGACATCGTGTGGCTCGGGCCCGACGGGGACTGCATGACGCAGGAGGACTGGGACCGGCCCGACAACCGCGGCATCACCGTCTACCTCTGCGGGGACCTCCTCGCGGCGGACCGCGACGAGCACGCCCCGCGCCCGGACTCGCTGCTGCTCATGTACAACGCCGCCGCCGAGGACACCGCCTTCCGTCTTCCGCCCGCCGCCTACGGCGAGGCCTGGACGGTCGCCCTCGACACCGCCCTCGACGGCGACGACACACCGGACGAGACCGAGCTCAAGGCGACGGCCAAGACGGTCCTCACCGGCCGCAGCATGAGGGTCCTGCGTCGGCCGGCCAGACGACCGTGA
- a CDS encoding PRC-barrel domain-containing protein → MTENVWGYRETSGRLAGADLTGYKVEATDGSIGKVDKHSDEVGSAYIVVDTGPWIFGKEVLLPAGTVSRIDADDKKIHVDRTKEQIKNAPEFDKDKHLGDADYHRQVGGYYDGPHRV, encoded by the coding sequence ATGACTGAGAATGTGTGGGGTTACCGCGAGACGTCCGGTCGTCTGGCCGGTGCGGACCTGACGGGCTACAAGGTCGAGGCGACGGACGGCTCCATCGGCAAGGTCGACAAGCACTCCGACGAGGTGGGTTCCGCGTACATCGTGGTCGACACCGGTCCGTGGATCTTCGGCAAGGAGGTTCTCCTGCCGGCGGGGACGGTCAGTCGGATCGACGCGGACGACAAGAAGATCCATGTCGATCGGACCAAGGAGCAGATCAAGAACGCTCCGGAGTTCGACAAGGACAAGCACCTCGGTGACGCGGACTATCACCGTCAGGTGGGCGGCTATTACGACGGGCCGCACCGCGTCTGA
- a CDS encoding phosphoketolase family protein, with product MTHETTVAESADQGLGAYRRAADYVAAALIHLQDNVLLGEPLRPEHLKPRLLGHWGTCPGITLVYGALNRLIRQRDADVLLVTGPGHGAPAVHANLWLEATHAAYDPALSRDADGLRELCRRYCAPDGFPSHLSPAVPGTLHEGGELGYALATAFGAALDAPGRLVACIVGDGEAETGPTAGAWHSSKYLDPATSGAVLPFLHLNGYKISSPTLFATMSDGELTDLFRGYGWDPMIVDVTSDPDGRALVEAVADAHTGITAIQGRARSGTSPEPRPRWPMIVLRSLKGQGAPAEVEGVRIEGSFHAHQVPLPDAHEDPEQLRALEAWLRSYRPEELFDAQGRPVPEVTASCPDGDRRIGMQAAADGGRLRRPLDLPALAPYGVALKSGPGRTAASANKVLADWLTEIFRRTSERRDFRVVSPDELASNKLDAVLEATDRALTWPVDEYAEHLARDGRVMETLSEHNCQGWLQGYLLTGGHGLFPTYEAFASIVDSMLNQYAKWLKTSHEVPWRSPVSSLTYLLTSEGWRQEHNGYSHQGFGFINNLLTQKNEVTGVYLPPDANTLLVTMERLLDETGKVNVVVSGKHEAAQWLGLDEARAHCAAGASTWDWASHGGGGEPELVLACAGGIPTVETLAAVSLLRDDLPDAVIRVVNIVDLCALAPADRHPNGMPDDRFRALFGTDTPVVLDFHGYPSAVHQLLHGRPHPDRFHVRGYVEEGTTTTPYDLLAANGTSRHDLAIAALHHLERRHPQAPALAARHTAERDRIRAELRRTGVDPAEITDWRWNGPEDGCTN from the coding sequence ATGACACACGAGACGACGGTTGCGGAATCCGCCGACCAGGGCCTGGGGGCCTATCGGCGGGCTGCCGACTACGTGGCCGCGGCCCTGATCCACCTCCAGGACAACGTCCTGCTCGGAGAGCCGCTGCGACCCGAGCACCTCAAGCCCCGGCTCCTCGGCCACTGGGGTACCTGCCCCGGCATCACCCTCGTCTACGGCGCCCTGAACCGGCTGATCAGGCAGCGGGACGCCGACGTCCTGCTCGTCACGGGCCCCGGACACGGCGCCCCCGCCGTCCACGCGAACCTGTGGCTGGAGGCGACACACGCCGCGTACGACCCGGCCCTGAGCCGCGACGCCGACGGGCTGCGCGAACTCTGCCGCCGCTACTGCGCGCCCGACGGCTTCCCCAGCCATCTCTCCCCGGCGGTACCGGGCACGCTCCACGAGGGCGGGGAGCTGGGATACGCCCTGGCGACCGCCTTCGGCGCGGCCCTGGACGCCCCCGGCCGACTGGTCGCCTGCATCGTCGGCGACGGCGAGGCCGAGACCGGCCCGACCGCGGGCGCGTGGCACTCGTCCAAGTACCTCGACCCGGCCACCAGCGGCGCCGTGCTGCCGTTCCTGCACCTCAACGGGTACAAGATCTCCTCTCCCACCCTCTTCGCCACGATGTCCGACGGCGAACTGACCGACCTCTTCCGCGGATACGGCTGGGACCCCATGATCGTCGACGTCACCTCCGACCCCGACGGCCGGGCCCTGGTGGAAGCGGTCGCCGACGCCCACACCGGCATCACCGCCATCCAGGGCCGGGCCCGCTCCGGCACGTCGCCCGAACCCCGCCCCCGATGGCCGATGATCGTCCTGCGCAGCCTCAAGGGTCAGGGCGCTCCGGCCGAGGTGGAGGGCGTCCGCATCGAGGGGTCGTTCCACGCCCATCAGGTGCCCCTCCCCGATGCCCACGAAGATCCGGAACAACTGCGCGCCCTCGAAGCGTGGCTGCGCTCCTACCGGCCCGAGGAACTCTTCGACGCGCAGGGCCGGCCCGTACCCGAGGTGACCGCGTCCTGCCCCGACGGGGACCGGCGCATCGGCATGCAGGCCGCGGCGGACGGAGGCCGACTGCGCCGGCCGCTCGACCTGCCCGCGCTCGCCCCCTACGGCGTCGCCCTGAAGAGCGGGCCGGGCCGCACCGCCGCCAGTGCGAACAAGGTCCTCGCCGACTGGCTCACGGAGATCTTCCGCCGCACGTCCGAGCGCCGCGACTTCCGTGTCGTCTCGCCCGACGAACTCGCCTCGAACAAACTGGACGCGGTCCTGGAGGCCACCGACCGCGCCCTCACCTGGCCGGTCGACGAGTACGCCGAACACCTGGCCCGGGACGGCCGCGTCATGGAGACCCTGTCCGAGCACAACTGCCAGGGCTGGCTCCAGGGCTACCTCCTGACCGGCGGGCACGGCCTGTTCCCCACCTACGAGGCCTTCGCCTCCATCGTGGACAGCATGCTCAACCAGTACGCCAAATGGCTCAAGACCTCCCACGAGGTGCCCTGGCGCTCCCCGGTCAGCAGCCTCACCTACCTCCTGACCAGCGAGGGATGGCGCCAGGAACACAACGGCTACAGCCACCAGGGATTCGGCTTCATCAACAATCTGCTCACCCAGAAGAACGAGGTGACCGGCGTCTACCTGCCCCCCGACGCCAACACCCTCCTGGTCACCATGGAGCGCCTCCTCGACGAGACCGGAAAGGTCAACGTCGTGGTGTCGGGCAAACACGAGGCCGCCCAATGGCTGGGACTGGACGAGGCACGCGCGCACTGCGCCGCCGGAGCGTCCACGTGGGACTGGGCCTCCCACGGCGGGGGAGGCGAACCCGAACTGGTCCTCGCCTGCGCGGGCGGCATCCCCACCGTCGAGACCCTGGCCGCCGTCTCCCTGCTGCGCGACGACCTGCCCGACGCCGTGATCCGCGTCGTCAACATCGTGGACCTGTGCGCCCTCGCCCCCGCCGACCGCCACCCCAACGGCATGCCGGACGACCGCTTCCGCGCCCTCTTCGGCACGGACACCCCCGTCGTGCTCGACTTCCACGGCTACCCCTCCGCCGTGCACCAGCTCCTGCACGGACGCCCGCACCCCGACCGCTTCCACGTCCGCGGCTACGTGGAGGAGGGGACCACCACCACCCCCTACGACCTCCTCGCCGCCAACGGCACGTCCCGCCACGACCTGGCCATCGCCGCACTGCACCACCTCGAACGACGCCACCCGCAGGCACCGGCACTGGCCGCCCGCCACACCGCCGAACGCGACCGGATCCGAGCGGAACTGCGCCGCACCGGCGTGGACCCGGCGGAGATCACCGACTGGAGGTGGAACGGGCCCGAAGACGGGTGTACGAACTGA
- a CDS encoding RICIN domain-containing protein produces MNRESGAAPEGSGPAHTTTSTSTSATGTGTQAATEVRSGSRTATRAGGAVARAAATWRGSEAQAASATAPSAPHGGAVAAGRGDEPPSGRPNKPLLAAAAIAGTVLIGAPFLLLGLGNDDHRNQASVQEVPVGGTVLENLVPNGGQVGNDYATAAPTRKPASSPRTGPVPDRQSGATERPAGANVGSDVEKRTDGRTGTNAPPATAQGAGGAGARPAPGSPGNTPADQKSPQQDKAAEQDKSAGQDKAAEQDKNAEQDKAAGQDKSVASKESPALSVPRQKEAPAQERRAAPAQADAPDPGAVKQVADAAPEKGTAPDAHKAPQPAKPASKEQPETDPAARKAPEPAKPAPKKETPAQPAPKQKVAAKPTTRAGGALPQSANFGTVRNVPLKNAMTGMCADVPNYGKGTVDGPVNQFTCNTTTGDNQLWDLVVSRPGAGPDGADLFTIRNSKDGLCLDLPNFAGQAAGTGVSEFHCRPTSADNQLWYLEKRSDGKFWIRNQSSGGQCLDVSGEHGSGGKDARLTIFGCNKRDDHVWSFS; encoded by the coding sequence GTGAACCGCGAGAGCGGGGCGGCCCCCGAGGGATCCGGGCCCGCGCACACCACCACGTCCACGTCCACGTCCGCGACCGGGACGGGAACCCAGGCGGCCACCGAGGTACGGAGCGGGTCCCGGACCGCCACACGCGCCGGCGGGGCGGTGGCGAGGGCCGCCGCCACCTGGCGCGGGAGCGAGGCCCAGGCCGCGTCGGCTACGGCGCCGTCCGCACCGCACGGCGGCGCCGTCGCGGCCGGAAGAGGTGACGAGCCGCCCAGCGGACGACCCAACAAGCCGCTGCTGGCCGCGGCGGCGATAGCGGGAACCGTGCTCATCGGCGCGCCGTTCCTCCTGCTCGGCCTCGGCAACGACGATCACCGCAACCAGGCGTCGGTGCAGGAAGTACCCGTCGGCGGAACGGTGTTGGAGAACCTCGTCCCGAACGGGGGGCAGGTCGGGAACGACTACGCCACGGCCGCCCCCACCCGCAAGCCCGCGTCGTCGCCCCGGACGGGCCCCGTGCCGGACCGCCAGTCGGGGGCCACCGAGCGCCCGGCCGGCGCGAACGTGGGTTCCGACGTGGAGAAGCGCACCGACGGGCGTACCGGCACCAACGCGCCGCCGGCCACCGCGCAGGGCGCGGGAGGCGCGGGGGCGCGACCGGCACCCGGATCGCCGGGGAACACCCCGGCGGACCAGAAGTCCCCACAACAGGACAAGGCCGCAGAGCAGGACAAGAGCGCAGGCCAGGACAAGGCCGCGGAGCAGGACAAGAACGCAGAGCAGGACAAGGCCGCGGGGCAGGACAAGTCCGTCGCCTCGAAGGAGTCCCCCGCCCTCTCGGTGCCCCGGCAGAAGGAGGCCCCCGCGCAGGAGCGCCGCGCGGCACCGGCGCAGGCCGATGCCCCCGACCCCGGCGCGGTGAAGCAGGTGGCCGACGCGGCACCGGAGAAGGGCACCGCGCCCGACGCGCACAAGGCTCCCCAGCCGGCGAAGCCCGCCTCGAAGGAGCAGCCCGAGACCGACCCCGCCGCGAGGAAGGCGCCCGAACCGGCGAAGCCCGCCCCGAAGAAGGAGACCCCCGCCCAGCCGGCCCCGAAGCAGAAGGTCGCGGCGAAGCCCACGACCCGTGCCGGGGGCGCCCTGCCGCAGAGCGCGAACTTCGGCACCGTGCGGAACGTGCCGCTCAAGAACGCCATGACGGGCATGTGCGCCGACGTCCCGAACTACGGCAAGGGCACGGTGGACGGTCCCGTCAACCAGTTCACCTGCAACACGACGACCGGGGACAACCAGCTCTGGGACCTCGTCGTGAGCCGCCCCGGCGCCGGTCCCGACGGCGCGGACCTCTTCACCATCCGCAACAGCAAGGACGGTCTCTGCCTGGACCTGCCGAACTTCGCCGGACAGGCGGCCGGTACCGGTGTGTCCGAGTTCCACTGCCGCCCCACCAGCGCCGACAACCAACTCTGGTACCTGGAGAAGCGCTCGGACGGCAAGTTCTGGATCCGCAACCAGTCCAGCGGTGGCCAGTGCCTGGACGTCTCGGGCGAACATGGCAGCGGCGGCAAGGACGCCCGACTGACGATCTTCGGCTGCAACAAGCGCGACGACCACGTGTGGTCCTTCTCCTGA
- a CDS encoding isoamylase early set domain-containing protein: MLERKRRKDRTEVTFVLPAETPPGPVSVVGDFNAWTPGTHELRPRPDGTRAVTVALPAKADHSFRYLAAGDYWFNDDTVDGRHDGNSHLTT; this comes from the coding sequence GTGCTCGAACGCAAGCGCCGCAAGGACCGCACCGAGGTCACCTTCGTCCTGCCCGCCGAGACCCCGCCCGGCCCGGTCAGTGTCGTGGGCGACTTCAACGCCTGGACTCCCGGCACCCACGAGCTCCGGCCGCGCCCCGACGGCACCCGCGCCGTCACCGTCGCCCTGCCCGCGAAGGCCGACCACTCCTTCCGCTACCTGGCCGCCGGCGACTACTGGTTCAACGACGACACCGTCGACGGCCGGCACGACGGAAACAGCCACCTCACCACCTGA
- a CDS encoding CDGSH iron-sulfur domain-containing protein, with protein sequence MRVEPQGPVLIEGPVEIVLDDGTMARSDRFMVAVCTCRRSRTPPWCDTSHRRRERPAAPPEDRTP encoded by the coding sequence GTGCGGGTGGAGCCCCAGGGCCCCGTCCTGATCGAGGGCCCGGTCGAGATCGTCTTGGACGACGGGACGATGGCCCGGTCCGACCGCTTCATGGTCGCGGTGTGCACCTGCCGCCGCAGCCGCACCCCACCCTGGTGCGACACGAGCCACCGCCGCCGCGAGCGACCCGCCGCGCCCCCCGAGGACAGGACCCCGTGA
- a CDS encoding SigB/SigF/SigG family RNA polymerase sigma factor: MSHAAAVVSPALDVQVVPPVGSVVEGSGSSVLPRIDDARAVAPSDARELSRLFLVRLRSLEEGTREYQYARNTLIEMNISLVNFAARRFRGRATGGGGIELDDIIQVGTIGLIKAIDRFDPEREVEFSTLALPFITGEIKRFFRDTTWAVHVPRRLQELRTELAKSQEALTEVFGRAPTVRELAEHLELSQEQVVEGMVAANGYTSGSIDESTSSGSRPSAQPRSLADTVGDVDPAMELFEDFHTLAPLLKDLAPRDRQILSMRFGQEKTQAEIGAELGISQMQVSRLLTRTLTRLRTGMLAG; the protein is encoded by the coding sequence ATGTCCCACGCCGCCGCAGTTGTCAGCCCCGCTCTCGATGTGCAGGTCGTGCCGCCTGTCGGGTCGGTGGTGGAGGGGTCGGGTTCGTCGGTGTTGCCGCGGATCGATGACGCGCGTGCGGTGGCGCCTTCGGACGCGCGGGAGTTGTCGCGTCTGTTCCTGGTGCGGTTGCGGTCGTTGGAGGAGGGGACGCGGGAGTATCAGTACGCGCGGAACACGTTGATCGAGATGAACATCTCGTTGGTGAACTTCGCGGCGCGGCGTTTTCGGGGGCGGGCCACCGGTGGTGGTGGGATCGAGTTGGACGACATCATCCAGGTCGGGACGATCGGTCTGATCAAGGCGATCGATCGGTTCGATCCGGAGCGTGAGGTGGAGTTCTCCACGTTGGCGTTGCCGTTCATCACGGGGGAGATCAAGCGGTTCTTCCGTGACACGACGTGGGCGGTGCATGTGCCGCGTCGGTTGCAGGAGCTGCGGACGGAGTTGGCCAAGAGCCAGGAGGCGTTGACGGAGGTGTTCGGTCGGGCGCCGACGGTTCGGGAGCTGGCCGAGCATCTGGAGTTGTCGCAGGAGCAGGTCGTCGAGGGGATGGTGGCGGCCAACGGTTACACGAGTGGGTCGATCGACGAGTCGACGTCGTCGGGGAGCCGGCCGTCCGCGCAGCCGCGTTCGTTGGCCGACACCGTCGGTGACGTGGATCCGGCGATGGAGTTGTTCGAGGACTTCCACACGTTGGCCCCGCTGCTGAAGGACCTGGCGCCGCGGGATCGGCAGATCCTGTCGATGCGGTTCGGGCAGGAGAAGACCCAGGCGGAGATCGGCGCCGAACTCGGCATCTCCCAGATGCAGGTCTCCCGCCTCCTGACCCGCACCCTCACCCGCCTGCGCACCGGAATGCTCGCCGGCTAG